From a region of the Triticum aestivum cultivar Chinese Spring chromosome 7D, IWGSC CS RefSeq v2.1, whole genome shotgun sequence genome:
- the LOC123168801 gene encoding desmethyl-deoxy-podophyllotoxin synthase-like, which yields MPLNPPPGPWQLPVIGSLHHLVGALPHHAMRDLALRHGPLMLLRMGELPVVVASSAAAAKEVMKTHDAAFATRPRTDTTASLTADGLGIALAPHGEHWRAVRKLCATELLGAPRVRTFRGTREAEAAALVASVAAEAASGAAVNVSSLVATYVADAAVRAVVGDRIADRDAFLACLDEAVRVAAGFSLADLFPSSRLARALSGTARRVETVFGEMSRLMDAVIKEKRARKAAGVGREEEEDILDVLLDGGGGAPLDIPTIRAVIRDLIGAGSETSASTLQWAMAELMRNPTALRRAQAEVRGALAGQSRVGEDSMHELPYLRRVIKETLRLHAVAPLLLPRECREPSRVLGYDVPQGAMVLVNVWAIGRDEASWGPDAEEFRPERFEEGAAAAVDFRGADFELVPFGAGRRICPGITFGLALMELALASLLFHFDWELPGGTEELDMAEAFGITARRKSDLWLHATVVVPPK from the coding sequence ATGCCGCTGAACCCGCCTCCGGGTCCATGGCAGCTGCCGGTGATCGGCAGCCTGCACCACCTCGTCGGCGCGCTCCCGCACCATGCCATGCGCGACCTCGCCCTCCGGCACGGCCCGCTCATGCTGCTCCGCATGGGCGAGCTCCCCGTCGTCGTGGCCTCGTCGGCGGCCGCGGCGAAGGAGGTGATGAAGACCCACGACGCCGCCTTCGCCACACGACCGCGAACGGACACCACCGCCAGCCTCACTGCCGACGGCCTCGGCATCGCCCTCGCGCCGCACGGCGAGCACTGGCGCGCCGTCCGCAAGCTCTGCGCCACGGAGCTGCTCGGCGCGCCACGCGTACGGACGTTCCGGGGGACTCGCGAGGCTGAggccgccgccctcgtcgcgtccgtGGCCGCGGAGGCGGCGTCCGGAGCCGCTGTGAACGTCAGCTCCCTCGTCGCCACGTACGTCGCCGACGCCGCGGTGCGCGCCGTGGTCGGAGACCGGATCGCGGACCGCGACGCCTTCCTGGCGTGCCTGGACGAAGCTGTCAGGGTGGCCGCCGGGTTCAGCCTTGCCGACCTGTTCCCGTCGTCGCGCCTCGCGCGTGCGCTCAGTGGGACGGCGCGCCGGGTTGAGACGGTGTTCGGAGAGATGTCCCGGCTCATGGACGCCGTCATCAAGGAGAAACGCGCGAGGAAGGCGGCGGGCGTCGGCCGCGAGGAAGAAGAGGACATCCTTGACGTGCTtctggacggcggcggcggtgcgccTCTGGACATCCCGACTATTCGTGCCGTGATAAGGGACCTCATCGGGGCCGGTAGCGAGACCTCCGCGTCGACGCTGCAGTGGGCCATGGCGGAGCTGATGCGGAACCCGACGGCGCTCAGGAGGGCGCAGGCGGAGGTGCGCGGCGCGCTCGCCGGGCAGAGCCGTGTCGGGGAGGACTCCATGCATGAGCTGCCGTACTTGCGGAGGGTGATCAAGGAGACGCTTCGGCTGCACGCGGTGGCGCCGCTGCTCCTCCCGCGGGAGTGCCGCGAGCccagccgtgtcctcggttacgaCGTGCCGCAGGGCGCCATGGTGCTGGTCAACGTGTGGGCCATCGGCCGGGACGAGGCGAGCTGGGGCCCGGACGCCGAGGAGTTCCGGCCGGAGAGGTTCGAGGagggggccgcggcggcggtggactTCCGGGGTGCGGACTTCGAGCTGGTGCCGTTCGGCGCGGGGCGGAGGATTTGCCCCGGGATTACGTTCGGGCTCGCCCTCATGGAGCTCGCGCTGGCAAGCCTCCTCTTCCATTTCGACTGGGAGCTCCCCGGGGGCACGGAGGAGCTGGACATGGCGGAGGCGTTCGGGATCACGGCGAGGAGGAAGAGCGACCTGTGGCTGCATGCCACCGTCGTCGTGCCACCTAaataa